The region TTTAATAGTGAAGGATAAACACTAAATGGCTCATGGGCTGAAAGCATATCATTGTAGGCTGTAATTATTGCCATATTAGGATTTTGAGTTGAAGTCATAGAGTTTTTTTCATCTTTACTCAAAGGTGCAATTGCATGGGCAAGATTGCTACAACTTACACTTTTTCTATTTGCTCCACTCTCTTTTGCTATTTGTATTCTATTTAAATATATTTCTCTACTTGTTTTAGAACGTTCTATTATATTGTTTGTTACGTTTTCTATTATATTGTTCATGCGTGATAAACCTCCACTTCGGATTTTTCATTGTTTAACACAGCACTAATTGGATTTTTATAAATATCATTTGAGCTTAAAGTCTCTTCATATACTTTTAACTTCTCTTTTCCTTCTATATGAAGAATGATGTTTTTTGCTGATAAAATTCCACCTAAAGTTAAACTCATTCTATCGTATGGCGCTGTATCGGGAACTATTGATATACATAAATTTTCATTTTCTAAATTATATGCTTCTTCTAACTTTTTATTATTAGGAAAAAGAGATGCTGTGTGGGAATCATTTCCCATACCTAAAACTACAATATCAAAAGGATAAATAGTTTTATATATTTTTGAAACCTCATTTTGGGCTTCATTTACATCTTTATTTTCTATATACATTCCAAGAAATTTAGCTTTTGAAGCTTTATTTTGTAAAAGGTTTTCTTTTACTAGAAGCTCATTGCTATCTTTATTTGTACTATCTATCCATCTTTCATCCACTAAAGCTACAGTAACTTTTTCCCAAGCAATATCCATATTTGAGAGTTTTTGAAATAAAGGTTTTGGAGTGCTACCCCCTGAAACTAAAAGTGTAGCAGTTCCATTTTCCTCAATCCCCTCTTCTAATATTTGAATTATATGAGAACTTAATTCATCTAATAATTGTTCCTTTGAAAGAAAAGATTTAAAACTATTCATCGTTCCAGCTTCTTCCATCTTGTGCTATAAGTTGAATTGA is a window of Halarcobacter sp. DNA encoding:
- the pgl gene encoding 6-phosphogluconolactonase, which codes for MNSFKSFLSKEQLLDELSSHIIQILEEGIEENGTATLLVSGGSTPKPLFQKLSNMDIAWEKVTVALVDERWIDSTNKDSNELLVKENLLQNKASKAKFLGMYIENKDVNEAQNEVSKIYKTIYPFDIVVLGMGNDSHTASLFPNNKKLEEAYNLENENLCISIVPDTAPYDRMSLTLGGILSAKNIILHIEGKEKLKVYEETLSSNDIYKNPISAVLNNEKSEVEVYHA